A single Choristoneura fumiferana chromosome 9, NRCan_CFum_1, whole genome shotgun sequence DNA region contains:
- the LOC141431165 gene encoding protein ABHD18 isoform X2, whose amino-acid sequence MSASRLDAVYRSILITKFFTKGWGKPENLRRLFEFRKVVSNRDECFKLIERDYPVTITKEQKLSDCTLLEGYFMSPLERYLPGIVPEVAQNAHFQVLLPLHWPEKGVKPMCLHLAGTGDHFFWRRRNLMVKPLIKEAGIGGIILENPFYGLRKPSDQVRSSLHNVSDIFVMGGCLILEALVLFHWCERHGLGPLGVTGLSMGGHMASLAATNWPKPLVLVPCLSWSTASAVFLQGVMSQSINWDLLEDQYLSDGQYREKLSKMVTIVDTAFLAGKKFAQTYSQTVKPNSKHDNTFTHNLDITYKESEDTNVKQDIRIIDVAGNILETSKHVPKEEVPLAKENILNDLKRLLDEKKISSQLYAKLTSNDKFELDPKDIEDINKLNEGKVKEILLKCKVAELKGDPIKMQTEKPKTQTVKTETKETNDTKKEITKLQSRESQVIDLVPTTRENVETKLVKSKSKPWNVSELTSDFWTSLPFVRSRSGKKIDWSKVHWRDREALQFMRGIMDECTHLSNFSVPFDTSLIIAVCAKHDAYVPRDDVGTLEEIWPGAEVRFVDAGHVSAYILHQSLFRSCIIEAFERSKKRWKDGKHVD is encoded by the exons ATGTCCGCAAGCAGGTTAGACGCAGTGTATCGGAGTATTTTAATAACGAAATTTTTCACAAAAGGATGGGGAAAGCCTGAGAACTTACGAAG GTTATTCGAGTTTAGAAAAGTAGTGTCAAACCGAGATGAATGTTTCAAGCTTATTGAGAGAGATTATCCTGTCACTATTACAAag GAGCAAAAATTGTCAGACTGCACACTATTAGAGGGGTATTTTATGTCTCCGTTAGAGCGGTACCTGCCAGGTATAGTTCCAGAAGTTGCCCAGAATGCCCACTTCCAGGTGTTGCTTCCGCTGCACTGGCCTGAGAAGGGAGTTAAACCCATGTGCCTGCATCTGGCTGGCACGGGTGATCAC tttttttggCGGCGCCGTAACCTGATGGTGAAGCCGCTGATCAAGGAAGCAGGCATCGGCGGCATCATACTCGAGAACCCCTTCTACGGACTCCGCAAACCCAGCGACCAAGT TCGGTCGTCCCTGCACAACGTGTCGGACATTTTCGTGATGGGCGGCTGCCTGATCCTCGAGGCGCTGGTGCTGTTCCACTGGTGCGAGCGCCACGGGCTCGGCCCGCTCGGCGTCACCGGCCTCTCCATGGGCGGACAC ATGGCGTCCCTGGCTGCTACAAACTGGCCGAAGCCCCTGGTGCTCGTGCCTTGCCTGTCCTGGTCAACAGCGTCCGCCGTTTTCCTCcag GGTGTCATGTCACAGTCAATAAATTGGGACCTGTTAGAGGACCAGTACCTTTCCGACGGCCAGTATCGCGAGAAACTCTCAAAAATGGTCACCATCGTAGATACGGCCTTCCTCGCCGGGAAAAAATTCGCTCAAACCTACTCACAAACAGTCAAACCCAACTCAAAGCATGACAACACCTTCACGCACAACTTAGATATAACTTACAAAGAATCCGAAGACACAAACGTGAAGCAAGATATTAGGATAATCGATGTAGCCGGAAATATTTTGGAGACAAGTAAGCATGTTCCTAAAGAGGAGGTGCCACTGGCGAAGGAGAATATATTGAATGATTTGAAGCGATTGCTGGACGAGAAAAAGATCAGTTCTCAGCTCTATGCTAAATTGACGTCGAATGACAAGTTCGAGTTGGATCCGAAAGACATCGAAGACATAAACAAGCTGAATGAAGGGAAGGTTAAGGAAATATTGTTGAAATGTAAAGTGG CCGAACTGAAAGGAGATCCTATAAAAATGCAAACCGAAAAGCCGAAAACACAAACAGTAAAAACAGAAACAAAAGAAACCAatgatacaaaaaaagaaattacaaaattgcAAAGCCGAGAATCTCAAGTCATCGATTTAGTGCCAACCACAAGAGAGAATGTCGAGACTAAATTAGTGAAAAGTAAAAGCAAACCTTGGAACGTTTCTGAATTGACGTCAGATTTTTGGACGAGCTTGCCCTTCGTGAGGAGTAGAAGCGGGAAGAAGATAGACTGGAGCAAAGTGCACTGGAGAGATAGAGAGGCACTGCAGTTTATGCGAGGCATCATGGACGAGTGTACGCATTTAAGCAACTTCTCCGTGCCCTTTGACACTTCTTTGATTATTG CTGTTTGCGCGAAGCACGATGCTTACGTGCCCCGAGACGACGTGGGCACCCTCGAAGAGATCTGGCCGGGGGCTGAGGTTCGCTTCGTCGACGCCGGGCACGTCTCCGCGTATATACTGCACCAGTCGCTATtcag GTCTTGCATAATAGAAGCATTCGAAAGGTCGAAGAAACGGTGGAAAGACGGCAAACACGTCGACTGA
- the LOC141431165 gene encoding protein ABHD18 isoform X1 encodes MSASRLDAVYRSILITKFFTKGWGKPENLRRLFEFRKVVSNRDECFKLIERDYPVTITKEQKLSDCTLLEGYFMSPLERYLPGIVPEVAQNAHFQVLLPLHWPEKGVKPMCLHLAGTGDHFFWRRRNLMVKPLIKEAGIGGIILENPFYGLRKPSDQVRSSLHNVSDIFVMGGCLILEALVLFHWCERHGLGPLGVTGLSMGGHMASLAATNWPKPLVLVPCLSWSTASAVFLQGVMSQSINWDLLEDQYLSDGQYREKLSKMVTIVDTAFLAGKKFAQTYSQTVKPNSKHDNTFTHNLDITYKESEDTNVKQDIRIIDVAGNILETSKHVPKEEVPLAKENILNDLKRLLDEKKISSQLYAKLTSNDKFELDPKDIEDINKLNEGKVKEILLKCKVGELTELKGDPIKMQTEKPKTQTVKTETKETNDTKKEITKLQSRESQVIDLVPTTRENVETKLVKSKSKPWNVSELTSDFWTSLPFVRSRSGKKIDWSKVHWRDREALQFMRGIMDECTHLSNFSVPFDTSLIIAVCAKHDAYVPRDDVGTLEEIWPGAEVRFVDAGHVSAYILHQSLFRSCIIEAFERSKKRWKDGKHVD; translated from the exons ATGTCCGCAAGCAGGTTAGACGCAGTGTATCGGAGTATTTTAATAACGAAATTTTTCACAAAAGGATGGGGAAAGCCTGAGAACTTACGAAG GTTATTCGAGTTTAGAAAAGTAGTGTCAAACCGAGATGAATGTTTCAAGCTTATTGAGAGAGATTATCCTGTCACTATTACAAag GAGCAAAAATTGTCAGACTGCACACTATTAGAGGGGTATTTTATGTCTCCGTTAGAGCGGTACCTGCCAGGTATAGTTCCAGAAGTTGCCCAGAATGCCCACTTCCAGGTGTTGCTTCCGCTGCACTGGCCTGAGAAGGGAGTTAAACCCATGTGCCTGCATCTGGCTGGCACGGGTGATCAC tttttttggCGGCGCCGTAACCTGATGGTGAAGCCGCTGATCAAGGAAGCAGGCATCGGCGGCATCATACTCGAGAACCCCTTCTACGGACTCCGCAAACCCAGCGACCAAGT TCGGTCGTCCCTGCACAACGTGTCGGACATTTTCGTGATGGGCGGCTGCCTGATCCTCGAGGCGCTGGTGCTGTTCCACTGGTGCGAGCGCCACGGGCTCGGCCCGCTCGGCGTCACCGGCCTCTCCATGGGCGGACAC ATGGCGTCCCTGGCTGCTACAAACTGGCCGAAGCCCCTGGTGCTCGTGCCTTGCCTGTCCTGGTCAACAGCGTCCGCCGTTTTCCTCcag GGTGTCATGTCACAGTCAATAAATTGGGACCTGTTAGAGGACCAGTACCTTTCCGACGGCCAGTATCGCGAGAAACTCTCAAAAATGGTCACCATCGTAGATACGGCCTTCCTCGCCGGGAAAAAATTCGCTCAAACCTACTCACAAACAGTCAAACCCAACTCAAAGCATGACAACACCTTCACGCACAACTTAGATATAACTTACAAAGAATCCGAAGACACAAACGTGAAGCAAGATATTAGGATAATCGATGTAGCCGGAAATATTTTGGAGACAAGTAAGCATGTTCCTAAAGAGGAGGTGCCACTGGCGAAGGAGAATATATTGAATGATTTGAAGCGATTGCTGGACGAGAAAAAGATCAGTTCTCAGCTCTATGCTAAATTGACGTCGAATGACAAGTTCGAGTTGGATCCGAAAGACATCGAAGACATAAACAAGCTGAATGAAGGGAAGGTTAAGGAAATATTGTTGAAATGTAAAGTGGGTGAGTTGA CCGAACTGAAAGGAGATCCTATAAAAATGCAAACCGAAAAGCCGAAAACACAAACAGTAAAAACAGAAACAAAAGAAACCAatgatacaaaaaaagaaattacaaaattgcAAAGCCGAGAATCTCAAGTCATCGATTTAGTGCCAACCACAAGAGAGAATGTCGAGACTAAATTAGTGAAAAGTAAAAGCAAACCTTGGAACGTTTCTGAATTGACGTCAGATTTTTGGACGAGCTTGCCCTTCGTGAGGAGTAGAAGCGGGAAGAAGATAGACTGGAGCAAAGTGCACTGGAGAGATAGAGAGGCACTGCAGTTTATGCGAGGCATCATGGACGAGTGTACGCATTTAAGCAACTTCTCCGTGCCCTTTGACACTTCTTTGATTATTG CTGTTTGCGCGAAGCACGATGCTTACGTGCCCCGAGACGACGTGGGCACCCTCGAAGAGATCTGGCCGGGGGCTGAGGTTCGCTTCGTCGACGCCGGGCACGTCTCCGCGTATATACTGCACCAGTCGCTATtcag GTCTTGCATAATAGAAGCATTCGAAAGGTCGAAGAAACGGTGGAAAGACGGCAAACACGTCGACTGA